tcgattctacggccaaactcaagcctcaataCCGATTTTCCCTTAACTTCCACatccaatccgcttgtatctagtcataattaacttattaACATTAATTGAAACCCAAGAACCCAATTCAAATGAAAAATTACAGATTTCCCAACATTCTTCCAAAAACGTCAAAACCtgaccccgagcccgcttggtcaaaactcgaggttcgaaccaaaacccgttcactcattcacccacgagcccaaatatgcaattagttttggaatcccatcccaaatcgaggtccaaatccctaaattTGTAAAATCCCAATTCTCCTAAAATCcataatttctacccttaaagaacaagatttagtcctagaaatctaatgggtgttgatggaaaatgaaataaatgagtttaagaacacaaacctatgatttggtgatgaaatccctcttcaaaaatcgcccaagttgGGTTTCTATGgaagaaaatatgaaattatgaaagaaaatatgaaattatggAAGACTCCCATTTTGGTTCTGTTTTTAAAACACTAGACAAACCTTCTTCCCATTCGCGAGAGGTCTGTCGCATTCGCGATGCTTTGAGGCAAGAAAGGCCTACGCGTTCACGATGAGCTGCTCGCGTTCACGATAGTCTGTCCACCCGACCATCGCGTTCACGGACCTTGGACCGCGTCCGCGAAGAACAACTCAAGAACTCCCTCCAGCCACCTCTATTATACTACGCATTCGCATAAGGTCGGTCGCGTTTGGGAAGAGCAATCCCCCTAGTGCTCCACGTTCGCGACCAAGGCCTcatgttcgcgtagaagaaaccCCTCCCCAACCCAACTTGCACTTCGCATTCGCGATAGTTGCTTCGCGAACACAAAGCACAAAGCATCagaacaccagaagcagcaatacaACAGAAATCTCCAAGTCCAAAACACCCCgtaacctatccaaaactcacccaagccctcggggctccaatccaaacatgcacacaattctaaaaatatcatacggacttgctcgtatgATCAAATCGcccaaataacatcttaaacaatgaacttagcatcaaaatcaatgaaaatctcaagaactcttaaagtttctattttcacaactgaGGGTCCGAATCACGCCATATaaactccgtttcttaccaaattttatagacataacttaaataccatattaaaccagTACTGGGCTCAGGAACCAAAATAGGGCCTGATACTATCAAATTCaagcattattcaatttctaaactccttatattttttagttaaacaattttcttcaaaaattcatttctcgggctagggacctcgaaattcaattttgggcatatgcccaagtcccatatttttctacggaccctccgggaccatcaaatcacgggtccgggaccgtttacccaaaatattgacagaagtcaacttaattcaattttaaaggaaaaatttagcatttttctcaaattttcacataaaggctttccggatatacgctcggactgcgcacgcaaatcaaggtgagacaaaaggaggtttCTAAGGTCTCGGAACacagatttgacttctaaaataagagatgaccttttgggtcatcacattcggGCATAGAgttgtgcatccaaggcatgtaTTAGGGACtacgctacatcttgcaaggtatcaagactggaacatttgaagaacttgcgacTCATGCCCATGACATAGAgttgagcatggcctccgctggaaatgaaaggttgcctatctatgagcctcgcAAAGGTGACaacaagcaagaagtcaggaaatGGAGCAAGTTCGTACCCAAGCCTGAAAGCAAAAAAAGGAGGTTAAAATAACATAGCATGGCATGATAATCGCATGTGTCTTAAGCTGAAAGCTTGTTAGAAAGTCTCTATTTTATTGGAGTAATAAGGAATAGAAATTCCCTTATATTCAAAAGTTCAACTACATCCAGAGAATTGTCAGAAGTACAACTATCGTCTGTAGTATCAATCAAGAGCCTTAACCCAAGATTGTTGGCTCTGTATGTACTTCAAGCTTCGTCTTTGTGACTCGTTAAGTCTACACCTCGACAAAacttgaagtagggggcatttgtagacaTTGTAAATTTGTCAAATTAATGCATAAAAATTTGGAGTAGGGCCTCTACAAGATGAGTCCATTAGGGTTAATTGGTGGCTACTCCACCCAAACCCTAATTCATGCCTATAAATAAGGCTACATTTATCCTTCAAAAACGATCTCAGCAATTCCATAAACTCTCGGAATGTGCACAAAGAGATCAAATATGAGATCTCTGAAATTTCATGAAACCCTTGGGATATTAATCAAGAGATCAAAGGCATTTCAAATATGTCTTGCTCAAAGTCCTAAGTTCGAGAAACACGTTGTTCTAGCCCTCGAATCACGCAGATAATCAGGAGAGAAGAATTAAGGGAGAAACAGAATTGTACTCACAATTGATTAGTAAAATTATTTTCCCCTTATTTTGTGATTGCAGTTTATTTTTTATATGTTGAAAATTAGTTGCAAACAAATAACGGATATACTCAGGAGAGAAGAATCAAGGGAGAAACATAATTGTACTCACAATTGATTAGTAAAATTATTTTCCCCTTATTTTGTGATTGCAGTTCATTTTTCATATGTTGAAAATTAGTTGCAAACAAATTATTTGTAATCGACGCGATCAAGTGCATGGCTGGATGTAATCGACGCGAAGACTTCATATAATGtcttgcttggaaggccttggatacatgagaataaagtagttccatctacctaccatcaatgtttaaaatactacgagggtgaagtcgagaagaagatagttgctgatgatgaggCATTCACCGAGGCAGAGTCACActtcgccgatgcaaagttctacttgaagaaccgcattgtgGAGGAGATAAAAGTTGATGATGGcatgaaaagcaagaatgacgaGCCCATAACTAAAAGAGTTTAGGTGACTATTGGTAAAGCCAAAGCTATTACTAAGGAGGTACATGCCAACACGAATAAATCTCATAGAGGGGATATTGCGTCTTATGGAAAGAAAGTAAGTATcgcgctccaatatgtccctaaaaggaagaaagacaaGGTAGAATCATTTAATCTCCAAACTAACACgctaaaggagttaactcttcTGGTAAAATGAATTAaggcagtaaagttgtcctcGAAGCCGCTTGtagggtttgtagcccaaaacCATTTGCAGAAtatggcactccctacaaagcgaacagatgaaggttttgaccctaacgcttacaagctatttgcaaaagctggatacaatcccaatgagccgtcaaagttagggaagctctAATTAGAGGCTACAACGAGCCAACCACGTAAAGGTTTGGGATAGAAGCAACCATCAATAATGCACATCTCAATAAAAAGGGCAAGTAGCAATTATAACACTGTAGAAGACGAATCTGCCGCTTATAACAGGCCTTCTATatttgatcgacttggaaaatcaactgtgagaacttccgtatttgagagattgggtccattaaagaaggggaataaGTTCCAGAGAAATTATCGAAAAACAAGAACACCCACTTCACCCAAAATTCAGAAGATCTCTAAAGATTTctaaagtttggttccttctagaatgacGTGACAAACAAAAGTCATGGTTTCATGTAATGAAGTACTGAAGGTGAAGCCATACATTGTGGTCTACACTAAAAAACGTGATGAATACgaagaaagtgtgggttcttcgtatcatgttactgCACAAGGCGAGCATGGTGTTTTATCTCTAATGGAGGATAACGAGAAATTGGACGATGTTTCACCATGTTATCACTTATCCTTCAACAATAGGGACCCTCgagaagatgaagatgcaaaAGATTCTCCTGTAGAACTTGAAGAAGGGATGAAGGAACgattgatgccttaaaagaagttaacctttcCATTGAtgaagaaccaagacccacctacctaagtgttttactagaagttgatgaagaaagcacttatattgagttactcaaggagtttAGGGATGTCTTCGCTTAGAGTTACAAAGAAATTCCTGGGTTGGACCctaaagtagcagtccatcaccttgccGTCAAGAATGGTGCTCGTCCTGTTAAACTAGCTCAAAGGCGCTTTAGGCCagacttggttcccttgattgaaaccgaagttaacaaactcatcgaagttggctttattcgtgaagttaaatacccaacatgggtttcaagtattatCCCTGTAAGGAATaaaaatggccagattcgagtgtgCATCGACTTCAGGGATCTCAACAATGTGTGCCCAAAAGATGAATTCCCGCTTCCTATTCCagagctgatgatcgatgctactactgggtaCGAGGTCATGTCATTTATGGACGGTTCATCAAGTTATAACCAAATCTTCATGGCGCCAAAAGATTAAGAGCTTACTGTATTCTGTACCCCCAAgatatttattgctacaaggtaatgccttttggcttgaaaaaCGCTGGTACTACTTACCAAAGAGCTATGTAGAATATATTTGATGACCTTCTCCACAAGAATATCGAATTCTATGTGGATTacttggtggtaaaatcaagaaagaggggcgaccacttgaaagacttgagaatggtgtttgagttgctccggaggtactaacttaggatgaatccattgaaatgtgcctttggagttacttccgAAAAGTTtcttggtttcattgtccgacatcgagggatcaaaattgatcaagccaaagtggatgccattttgaaaatgatCAAGCCCCGCAATattcatgaattgaaaagtctgcaaggaaagctagcataccttagaagattcatctcaaacctagctgggaggtACCAACCATTTAGTCGCCTTATGAAGAAAGGTGTCCCtttcaaatgggaccaagcatgtagcaatgcctttgagagcattaaatcctacttgatgaagcTTCCAGTTTTGGCAGCCCCTATACTTGGAAAACCGCTAATACTATACATTTCAGcacaagaaaggtctgttggagcgctgttggcccaagaaaatagtgaaggaaaagaaaactccctttacaacttgagcaggatgatgacaccaaatgAGATGAATTAACACGAGGTCCAATACAAATGGTCCAATGTTTGCCACAAATTTATGCAGAGAAAATTAAATCTGCAATCACAAACaactataaagaaaaaagaattttatTGATAAACATTGTAGGTTACAACTCTGTGTTTATCCCTTGATTCTTTCCTCCGATTTATTATCCATAATTCAAGGGTCTTTCCGGTGTATTTCTAGAACATAGGATGATATGCATCTCCTCGATGTATTTGATGATCAAGAAGCATGTAGCAACACGCCATTTGGATCTTGAATGTTGCTAGAACTTTGAGCAGACATATTTGACATATCTTTGATCTCTTAATGAATATTCCAAGAGTCTTATGGAATTTTAGAGATCGTATATTTGATCTCTTTGTGCATATTCCGGGAGTTTATGGAATTGCTGAGACCATCTTTGAAGGACACATGTAGCCTTATTTATAGGAATGAATTAGAGTTTGGGTGGAGTAGCCACTAAGAAACCATGATAGACTCCTAGGATTTTAAGAGTCTTGTAGTatcttgaatttaggatttagctTGATCCGTTAAAATCTCGATGTCTACAAAAATAATCCAGAGAGATCCGTATCATCCTACATTTGAGAATACATTGATCCAGGCCTCGAATCACAGAAAATAATTCGGGAAAAGAATCAAGGAATAAACAGAGTTGTAACCCGCaatatttatcaataaaatcaCTTTATTCATTTGTACTTGCAGTTTATTTTTCATATGTTGAAAATTAGTTGCAAACAAATTGGCACGCTTAGTGGGACCAGTTCTGCCCTTCATCTCTTCCTCCTGTAAATCGAAAACTCTAAGTTTCAAAATCATTTGCTGTGATGGTCAAGTACTTCAAGTTTTATCTTCAAGTTTCAGCAAGCCTACACCCCGACAAAccttgaagtagggggcatttgtagacaTCGAATTTTTAACGGATCAagctaaatcctaaattcaagatACTACAAGACTCTTGAAATCCTAGGAGTCTATCAGAGTTTCTTGGAGGTTACTCTGCCCTAAACCCTAACGCACACCTATATAAATGGATACATATTCCCTTGAAGAGGCGTCTCAAAAATTCCATAAATTCTCGGGATATTCACAAAGGGATTAAGGCATAAAATAATATCGTGATCAATAGATGTTCTTCTTGATAATTAAATACTTCAAGAAGAATATCCATACAATGATCGACTTTCATGGAGAGCAAATAATCCAGAGAGATCTGTA
The Nicotiana sylvestris chromosome 11, ASM39365v2, whole genome shotgun sequence DNA segment above includes these coding regions:
- the LOC138881111 gene encoding uncharacterized mitochondrial protein AtMg00860-like produces the protein MNPLKCAFGVTSEKFLGFIVRHRGIKIDQAKVDAILKMIKPRNIHELKSLQGKLAYLRRFISNLAGRYQPFSRLMKKGVPFKWDQACSNAFESIKSYLMKLPVLAAPILGKPLILYISAQERSVGALLAQENSEGKENSLYNLSRMMTPNEMN